Genomic segment of Primulina tabacum isolate GXHZ01 chromosome 11, ASM2559414v2, whole genome shotgun sequence:
ATCTTGAAAAAGTCAAAAGAGGGAAGGAGAAAGGCTTGTGTGTTACCTAGTACCAGAATTCCCAAGAGTAAGTTCGAGATCATCAGGAACACACTCATCATGTATACGCTCTCCTTCCCAAGGTTTCACTAGTTCCATTGTATTGCTTCCAAAGGCAAACTCAGCTGAAATTGCGTCGGACATAGGAACATCAGCTGTCTTGTCAAGCCCTGCCGTGATAGCAGGAGAGCAAGCTCCGCTTTGCCCTGGGGTCCACATACGGGAACCTCCATTTGACAATGTCTCTTTGAAAATAAATGGGTTTGGTGATACAAGGCTGAATGTTGGAGACGAGGGTCCCTCTTGAGGGGTTTGAACACCAGAAAGCCATCCTGAATCAGGTGGAGTTTGTATACCAGGACTTCGAGGAGTAGAATAGGGTAGGAATGGGTGGCGCTGACTAGGCCATGCTGGATTGGTTTTTGCGTCATCCCAGTTACTTCTCAATTTAGGAGTACGTGAAGTTGGTGAGCTCAGTGGAGGGGTGACTGGAGCACTTATAGAACCACCTGGTATGTAGAGATGACGCGGGAATTTAGATGAAGCGGGCATCGTGCCGGATGATAAGTTTTTTAACCATGGGATGAGAGAGTTAGGATCAGCAGTGTTACTGACATTTATAGCATGAGTAGAGATGGGGCTAGGAAACGAAGACGATGCAGGgcttggattgaaagaggcTTCTGGGCTGACTGCTACTGAACCCATGATGTCCATTAGCTCAACAGGCTTGCAACCCTGCAGAAGGTAGAAGCACTTGAGAAAAAACATGGAGGAGGTCAAGACAATGAATTAGGTCAACAGCAGGCGTAGCCGTGTAGTCCACTCCAGCCCAAATGTTCATCAGGGACTTCAACTTGATGACAAGGTTTCATTGATCAACCGTTCAAGTCCAAGTCAACATGATAATTGtgataaaaatttcatattaaATAAGGGGATGCAGAGGCACAAAGATTTATCATGCCCTCAGATCTGTAATACGATAAATCTATCACTGTACAATTGGTTGGAATCGACATGTGCCGGCACTCACATTAAGGGTTCCCCCACCAGTTCTGTGAATATCTATGTGTGATAATTTAACAAAGATTACTCATCAACGCTCGATCCTTGTACTGTCGGTTTGTGTTATTGGCTCCCGGGCCATAAACATTTTGAGCATGAATCGCAAAACAAAACATGGAAAAAGGAATAAGCTTGAGTCATGTTATCCAATCCCCGTCCCCACCATAAAGTATATAATGATGGAGATATGCCGATAAAAAGGTCATAGCAATTATTCCAGTCCtataaaatttctttaaaaGCGTAAATCATACTGTCATCCAATATAGCTGCATTCCCCACTAAATTTCAAACTGAACTAAACATGCTCCATAACATGCCCACATACTCATGCAACAGCCTTATGGTTAAGTAAATGGTATATAGATATAATGAAGATTAGTTCAAGTTTGATACCCATTGTCCCACCATATTTTAGTCTAAAGCATTTGCAACATGCAATGCACAGCGGAGTGATCAGGCCTAGGCATTTGATTGAAGGAGATAGAGGACGATTTAGTTAGCGCTGATTCATGGTATCAAGACTTTTCATTGTATACCACTGGTCGTGATGAGATCTTGGGTCTTCCCGAGTACTATGTGCACCAAAatcaatttcaaaatattaaaacaaGCAACAAACGAACTACCAACATGACTGATTAGAGTTGTACATGTAGTAACACCTCAAGAATTTATTCGACTATGCTCTTAAaacattacttaaaatatttaaaatatttatccgATGATTGTAAATATAGTACTTGTCATTTTTTACGTTGTTCAAATACATTACACCAAATTGATGTTATGTTTTATAACCATTTGATCAACCCCTTCCATAATACTAATACCGAAAGATAAAGGTCGAACTATCCTAGTGTCATGTCCCTTCTGAATTTGCCTAAAGAGAAAAGTGAAGGGATATTGCAGTTATTCACGGCTAGTGGTAAAACCCTAATTTAACCTCGACACCACATCATATAGGTTTGATTTTCGAAACAGGGCTAACACTGACTTTATATGTTAACGCATCAAATCAGACAAGATTTATAATGGATTGAACGTGGGACTACAGGCATCTTGGGGGCATCGACGTCTAACCACAGTCTGATCAGAATCGGATAACTACCTGACAATCGGATCTGTACAAACTCTCACCCAGAGTGAAAGTACAGACGGGCCCATGTGTTTTCTCACTTTggctattatttaatatatatatatatatatatatatatattcaattacgtatttaaaaaggaaaaaaaaaaaacagcaaGATGACTGAGAAAGGTGGCAAGAAATAAGAATCTTTTGAGGTGTGCACTACTAAAAGTAAAATCTGAGGTGATTTATCGTACGCcaaaaacagtaaaaataacGGATTTTCCTTACGAAAAAAATCTTGCCATCTTTATTTTCAGGAAAAGAAAATTAATATCGTATTTATACTTACTCtctgaaaaaaatatttgttgagAAAATTAACAGTTACAATTAAATACACCAAGTTACATTATTCTTATTGTTtaccaaaaaattattattataatactcTCCCACTCGCATCATGCGCCGAGTGCATACAGCGCACTTTAGCACTAAGCTATGGAACCAACTAGCCTATCAGGCCAGCGGAAGCACCTGCTGACCGGATCAACGTGAATGCGTCCAGCGATTTTTGCAGGCAACACCACACAGAAAGGAAGGAATCTCAAAACTACAACCATAAGAGTTATCATTACGGTTCCAGAACTAAAAGAATCAGCCTCAGTCTAAAGATCTATGCCACCATGGAGCAACTTATGCTTCACCTTACGCAGTGGAGTATTTTCATTAACTGTATCGTACCTTTCTGTATGTGGTGCCATCTTCTTCCACGATCCAACCAGCTTCGTTGCAAAGAGCTTTCAAGACCTCGTTGTTGTCACAGTGTTTGGGGAGCTTGTAGTTTCCGAACAAGCGCAATCCGGAAAAGATCTTGGCCGCGATCGCACGCCGCCGCCGCTCCCTCCGCTTGTTGTTCTCTCTCTCCTTCCAAGTCGGCAATCCTCGAGCCCGACGTCATCAAAACGGCCCAGTTTCCGAATTTTCCGCGAGCAGATGGAGATATTATCGCCGGAGAGTTGAATGAACCAGGTTGTAAACTATGACCGGTCCGATTGGACCGGGTTCATGTGAAGATTTATTTGAGAATGGAATGGAGAAGGGATTGGTCCTTTGGGTTGTTGTGGTCAGTTAAGAGGAGAAGGATGGTGTTTTAAATAAATGTTCGGGATTGATATGTGGAGTTAATTACGAGAGTGCCACTGTATGTTTTCGGCTTTTTCATAGCCCTTGAACGCGGGTGGTGCACGTGTTTAGTCTTTTTATTAAAAGGGGTTCATTGTTtccatttatttattattatttctaattttttattggtttattgaatattatatttgctaattatttttattatattaacttATTGTTGGTTGTATTtatggatatttttttttatgtatccAAAAGTTGTTGAGATCTACCGTAATATTGGTAAGTGTATGCATTGCGTGTGagatgtttaattaattattttagatTTAACGTttttaaacaatattttttaaaagataat
This window contains:
- the LOC142518030 gene encoding BES1/BZR1 homolog protein 4-like, with the protein product MDIMGSVAVSPEASFNPSPASSSFPSPISTHAINVSNTADPNSLIPWLKNLSSGTMPASSKFPRHLYIPGGSISAPVTPPLSSPTSRTPKLRSNWDDAKTNPAWPSQRHPFLPYSTPRSPGIQTPPDSGWLSGVQTPQEGPSSPTFSLVSPNPFIFKETLSNGGSRMWTPGQSGACSPAITAGLDKTADVPMSDAISAEFAFGSNTMELVKPWEGERIHDECVPDDLELTLGNSGTR